Proteins found in one Choloepus didactylus isolate mChoDid1 chromosome 3, mChoDid1.pri, whole genome shotgun sequence genomic segment:
- the BBS12 gene encoding Bardet-Biedl syndrome 12 protein: MACRVINKRRHVGLQQLSSFAEAGRTFLGPVKSSKFIIDEECHESVLISSTVRLLESLDLTSAVGQLLNETVQAQNNTYRTGTNTLLFLVGAWSSAAEECLHLGVPVSVIVSVMSEGLNTCSEETVSLQVPIHNIFDHIDKTKTFSGLETFSVSSCPFLQIPSESDLIQKEHDLTDVAFQSLTTHNFSGRPIKSPKLFRPQANVEADKNTSHISQTLKKSLLATTCCKKSILTHSRHFNRTDNDQWISKPDGFLEQNGAATSRNHGCNDLVELAVGLSHGDHSSMKLVEEAVRLQYQNVCMQQGTYTVPFVFDISRIFTCCLSGLPETFSCVCPGYITLVSKSSSTLIKELQNQPIRVVLIEGDLTENYCHLGFNRSTNIKTVLGSMKIQEDTSEELWANHVLQVLVQFNVNLVLAQGNISEHLIEKCIPSKRLIIGSVNGSVIQAFAEASGAVQVAYITQVNEDCIGNGVYVTFWRSFPLDVVDRNNRMTILLKTEGINLVTAVLTSPVSAQMQNKEDRFWTCAYRLYYALKEQKVFLGGGAVEFLCLSHLQILEEQSLKKGNQACSGWLHNTSSWLASSLALYRPTVLKCLASGWHKYLSTLIYNTTNCSSEFEASTLIQHHLQNATNSSSPSSYILNEYRKLNSGVLNSGISNKLEHIPRVYDIVTPKIEAWRRALDLVLLVLQTDNEIITGLGHTQINSEQSESFLFL; this comes from the coding sequence ATGGCTTGCAGGGTCATAAACAAGAGAAGGCACGTGGGACTTCAACAGCTTTCATCATTTGCAGAAGCAGGAAGAACTTTTCTAGGTCCAGTAAAATCATCCAAATTTATTATAGATGAAGAGTGTCATGAAAGTGTGTTAATCAGTTCAACAGTAAGACTTCTTGAAAGTTTGGATTTAACTAGTGCAGTGGGACAACTTCTCAATGAAACAGTGCAAGcacaaaataatacatatagAACTGGAACCAATACTCTTTTGTTTCTTGTTGGTGCTTGGAGCAGTGCTGCTGAAGAATGTCTTCATCTGGGTGTCCCAGTTTCAGTAATAGTGTCAGTAATGTCAGAAGGGTTGAACACTTGCAGTGAAGAGACAGTTTCCCTACAAGTACCTATCCATAATATATTTGACCATAtagacaaaacaaagacattttctgGACTTGAAACATTTAGTGTCAGTTCATGCCCTTTTCTACAAATTCCTTCAGAGTCGGATTTGATACAGAAAGAGCATGATCTCACAGATGTTGCTTTTCAATCATTGACGACTCACAATTTTTCTGGGAGACCCATTAAATCGCCTAAACTCTTCAGACCTCAGGCTAACGTTGAAGCGGACAAAAACACGTCACATATTTCACAAACTCTGAAAAAAAGTTTGCTTGCAACCACCTGTTGCAAAAAGTCAATACTAACCCACAGTAGGCATTTTAATAGGACAGATAATGATCAATGGATAAGCAAACCAGATGGATTTCTAGaacaaaatggtgcagctacttcCAGAAATCACGGATGTAATGACTTGGTAGAGTTGGCAGTGGGCTTGAGTCATGGAGATCACAGCAGCATGAAATTAGTAGAAGAAGCAGTACGGCTGCAATATCAGAATGTGTGCATGCAACAAGGCACCTATACAGTGCCATTTGTGTTTGACATTTCAAGAATCTTCACTTGCTGTTTGTCAGGTTTACCTGAAACTTTTTCTTGTGTCTGTCCAGGATATATCACTCTTGTATCAAAATCTAGTAGTACTCTGATCAAGGAATTGCAGAATCAGCCTATCCGGGTGGTTCTCATTGAAGGTGACCTCACCGAGAATTATTGCCACCTTGGATTTAATAGGTCCACAAATATTAAAACAGTATTAGGAAGCATGAAGATTCAAGAAGATACCTCAGAAGAACTGTGGGCTAATCATGTGTTACAGGTATTAGTCCAGTTCAATGTGAACCTCGTCCTGGCACAAGGAAATATATCTGAACACTTAATTGAAAAATGCATACCCAGCAAGCGACTGATAATTGGGTCAGTGAATGGCAGTGTGATACAGGCTTTTGCAGAGGCTTCAGGAGCAGTACAGGTGGCCTACATTACCCAAGTGAATGAAGACTGTATAGGAAATGGGGTCTATGTGACCTTCTGGAGAAGCTTTCCCTTGGATGTTGTAGATAGGAATAACAGAATGACTATCTTGTTAAAAACAGAAGGAATTAATTTGGTTACAGCAGTGCTTACTAGCCCAGTCTCTGCACAGATGCAAAATAAAGAGGATAGGTTCTGGACTTGTGCCTATCGTCTGTATTATGCTCTAAAAGAGCAAAAGGTCTTTCTTGGAGGTGGTGCAGTTGAATTTTTGTGTCTTAGCCATCTTCAAATTCTTGAGGAACAGTCTCTGAAAAAAGGAAACCAAGCCTGTTCAGGATGGCTTCATAATACTTCCTCTTGGCTGGCCTCATCTCTGGCACTATACAGACCAACAGTACTTAAATGCCTGGCAAGTGGATGGCACAAATACCTGTCAACTCTCATATATAACACTACCAATTGCTCATCAGAATTTGAAGCCAGCACATTGATTCAACATCATCTACAAAATGCCACAAACTCTAGTTCTCCTTCATCTTACATcttgaatgaatatagaaaactGAATAGTGGAGTTTTGAATTCAGGCATTTCAAATAAACTGGAGCATATTCCAAGAGTTTATGACATTGTTACACCAAAGATTGAGGCCTGGCGCCGAGCATTGGATTTAGTACTGTTAGTACTTCAGACAGACAATGAAATTATTACTGGACTTGGACATACACAGATAAATTCAGAGCAATCAGagagctttttgtttttgtag